The following coding sequences are from one Selenomonas sputigena ATCC 35185 window:
- a CDS encoding PTS sugar transporter subunit IIA produces MFAIIVGTHGRLAEELLSSVEMIFGEVQNTAAVTFLPGEGPADITAKYEAVLEKLDTSGGVLFLVDIFGGTPYNAACRIVINNEQYGIVTGVSMPMLVDMANTQAMDEGTDIRTLMEKAASVGQKGIRLFHASAVNS; encoded by the coding sequence ATGTTTGCAATCATCGTTGGCACGCACGGCCGTCTGGCCGAAGAGCTGCTCTCTTCCGTCGAGATGATCTTCGGCGAGGTGCAGAACACGGCGGCGGTCACGTTTCTGCCGGGCGAAGGGCCGGCAGACATCACGGCGAAGTACGAAGCCGTCTTGGAAAAGCTCGATACGTCGGGCGGCGTGCTCTTCCTCGTCGACATCTTCGGCGGCACGCCATACAATGCCGCCTGCCGCATCGTCATCAACAACGAGCAGTACGGCATCGTCACGGGCGTGAGTATGCCGATGCTCGTCGACATGGCGAACACGCAGGCGATGGACGAGGGGACGGACATTCGTACGCTGATGGAGAAGGCAGCGAGCGTGGGGCAGAAGGGCATCCGGCTCTTCCACGCGAGTGCAGTCAACAGCTGA
- the pfkA gene encoding 6-phosphofructokinase: MISTIGVVTSGGDSPGMNAAARAVVRTAISEGVRIFGVYGGYTGLLDGDIKELSTRSVSDLIQRGGTFLGTGRSKRFHTEEGRKAAMEKLKEHGIEGLVVIGGDGSLTGAAHLSRHGMPIVGLPATIENDVWGTDYTIGADTAANTVLEAINKLRDTASAHRRIILIEVMGKKSGWLAMMAGVAGGAEYVLVPEVKYDLDEICTEIMDAYEAGKKYSIIVVAQGAGSAVEMGKFIGETTKIDTRVSVLGYIQRGGAPTVEDRMKASLLGERAALALMSGASDIVFGFDMGKVVSINLHDAVTNRKTLDPEIVRLARVLA; the protein is encoded by the coding sequence ATGATCAGTACGATTGGTGTTGTGACTTCGGGCGGTGACAGCCCGGGCATGAATGCGGCGGCGCGCGCCGTCGTGCGCACGGCGATTTCCGAGGGCGTAAGGATTTTCGGCGTCTACGGCGGCTATACGGGGCTTTTGGACGGCGACATCAAGGAGCTTTCGACGCGTAGCGTCAGCGACCTCATTCAGCGCGGCGGCACTTTCCTCGGCACGGGGCGTTCCAAGCGCTTCCATACGGAGGAGGGGCGCAAAGCGGCGATGGAAAAGCTCAAAGAGCATGGCATCGAAGGCCTCGTCGTCATCGGCGGCGACGGCAGCCTTACGGGCGCGGCGCATCTCTCGCGCCACGGCATGCCGATCGTCGGTCTGCCGGCGACGATTGAAAACGACGTCTGGGGCACGGACTACACGATCGGCGCCGACACGGCGGCGAACACAGTTCTGGAGGCCATCAACAAGCTGCGCGACACGGCGTCGGCGCATCGGCGCATCATCCTCATCGAGGTCATGGGCAAGAAGTCGGGCTGGCTCGCGATGATGGCGGGCGTCGCGGGCGGCGCTGAATACGTCCTCGTGCCCGAGGTCAAGTACGATCTCGATGAGATCTGCACGGAAATCATGGACGCTTACGAGGCGGGCAAAAAGTACAGCATCATCGTCGTGGCGCAGGGTGCAGGCTCTGCCGTCGAGATGGGCAAGTTCATCGGCGAGACGACGAAGATCGATACGCGCGTATCCGTCTTGGGCTACATCCAGCGCGGCGGCGCGCCGACGGTCGAGGATCGCATGAAGGCGTCGCTTCTCGGCGAACGCGCGGCTCTCGCGCTGATGTCGGGCGCGAGCGACATCGTCTTCGGATTTGACATGGGCAAGGTCGTGAGCATCAACCTGCACGACGCCGTGACGAACCGCAAGACGCTCGATCCCGAGATCGTGCGCCTCGCACGCGTTCTCGCCTGA
- a CDS encoding diaminopimelate dehydrogenase, translated as MKIAILGYGNLGRGVECAVRENSDMELVAVFTRRDPKDVKIRTEGVPVVRVEDIEAWKDKVDVLILCGGSATDLPGQTPQYAKFFHVVDSFDTHAKIPAHFAAVDAAAKATNHVAVISVGWDPGLFSLARVYANAVLPNGKEYTFWGRGVSQGHSDAIRRIAGVKDAKQYTIPVVKALAAVRRGDNPELTTREKHTRECFVVLEEGADAAKVEKEIKEMPNYFADYDTTVHFITEEELKASHSGLAHGGFVIRTGATGLHGEHKHAIEYSLKLDSNPEFTTSVLLAYARAAYRLAQEGVAGCKTVLDIAPAYLSPLSAEELRAKLL; from the coding sequence ATGAAAATTGCCATTCTCGGCTACGGAAACCTCGGGCGCGGCGTGGAGTGCGCCGTGCGCGAAAACAGCGATATGGAGCTTGTCGCCGTCTTTACGCGGCGCGATCCGAAAGATGTGAAGATCCGGACGGAGGGCGTGCCCGTCGTCCGCGTCGAGGACATCGAGGCATGGAAGGACAAGGTCGACGTGCTGATCCTCTGCGGGGGCAGCGCGACGGATTTGCCTGGGCAGACGCCGCAGTATGCGAAGTTCTTCCACGTCGTCGACAGTTTCGATACGCACGCGAAGATTCCTGCGCACTTCGCTGCCGTGGATGCGGCGGCAAAGGCGACGAATCATGTCGCCGTCATTTCCGTCGGCTGGGACCCCGGGCTCTTCTCGCTCGCGCGCGTCTATGCGAATGCCGTCTTGCCGAACGGCAAGGAGTACACTTTCTGGGGGCGCGGCGTCAGCCAGGGGCACTCCGACGCCATCCGCCGCATCGCAGGCGTGAAGGATGCGAAGCAGTACACCATCCCCGTCGTCAAGGCGCTCGCCGCCGTGCGCCGCGGCGACAATCCCGAGCTTACGACGCGCGAGAAGCACACGCGCGAATGCTTCGTCGTCCTCGAAGAGGGCGCGGACGCTGCGAAGGTCGAGAAGGAAATCAAGGAGATGCCGAACTACTTCGCCGACTACGACACGACCGTGCACTTCATCACGGAAGAGGAGCTGAAGGCAAGCCACAGCGGCCTTGCGCACGGCGGCTTCGTCATCCGCACGGGTGCGACGGGGCTTCATGGCGAGCACAAGCACGCGATCGAGTACAGTTTGAAGCTCGACTCGAACCCCGAGTTCACGACGAGCGTCCTCCTCGCGTATGCAAGGGCGGCATACCGCCTTGCGCAGGAGGGCGTCGCGGGATGCAAGACCGTCCTCGATATCGCCCCCGCCTACCTCTCGCCGCTTTCGGCAGAGGAGCTTCGGGCGAAGCTTTTGTGA
- the rarD gene encoding EamA family transporter RarD, with product MEQKKRGMIAALSTYIIWGFLPLYWNLLTAASAAEILAHRISWSFVFMLLVLAVSKRWQNFCQDCSALRQNRRRALLLFGASILITINWLTYIWAVNNGHVIDTSLGYYSTPLMNVALGVVLFKERLTPSARVSVLLAFCGVLLMTVQIGKLPWVALVLALTFGLYGALKKKLALHPFSSITLETLLVLPVFLPYAIYLAGEPTSQFSLATPREMLLLIGSGAATATPLILFSYGANLLPLNVLGFFQYLSPTIALLLGVFFFHEPFGAAQLSACACIWTALLIFTLSERVR from the coding sequence ATGGAACAAAAAAAGCGCGGCATGATCGCCGCCCTCTCCACCTATATCATCTGGGGTTTTCTGCCGCTCTACTGGAACCTCCTCACTGCGGCTTCCGCCGCTGAAATCCTCGCGCATCGCATCTCATGGTCGTTCGTCTTCATGCTGCTCGTCCTCGCCGTCTCCAAACGCTGGCAGAACTTCTGCCAGGATTGCAGCGCACTCCGTCAAAACCGACGGCGTGCGCTGCTCCTTTTCGGCGCTTCGATCCTCATCACCATCAACTGGTTGACCTATATATGGGCGGTCAATAACGGTCACGTCATCGACACGAGTCTCGGCTACTACAGCACCCCGCTGATGAACGTCGCGCTCGGCGTCGTGCTCTTCAAGGAACGGCTCACGCCGTCCGCACGCGTCAGCGTCCTCCTCGCCTTCTGCGGCGTCCTGCTCATGACCGTGCAGATCGGCAAACTGCCGTGGGTCGCGCTCGTGCTCGCCCTGACCTTCGGACTCTACGGCGCACTGAAAAAGAAGCTCGCGCTGCATCCCTTTTCGAGCATCACGCTCGAAACTCTGCTCGTACTGCCCGTATTCCTGCCTTACGCCATCTATCTGGCGGGCGAGCCGACGAGTCAGTTCAGCTTGGCGACGCCGCGCGAAATGCTGCTCCTTATCGGCTCCGGCGCCGCCACCGCCACGCCGCTCATCCTCTTCTCCTACGGCGCGAACCTCCTGCCATTGAACGTCCTCGGCTTCTTCCAATACCTGAGTCCGACGATCGCTCTCCTCCTCGGCGTATTCTTCTTTCACGAGCCTTTCGGCGCAGCGCAGCTCTCCGCCTGCGCCTGCATCTGGACGGCTCTTTTGATCTTCACGCTCTCCGAGCGCGTGCGGTGA
- the thiT gene encoding energy-coupled thiamine transporter ThiT, whose product MDTLLQNISAILEHPASLIALIAVLFAILSHLYFRRVRLTTPMIVTIALMLAMTVILHQFRLYHMPQGGSVTLGAMVPLLFVSYRYGVGTGCLAGFLYGIFNMMQDPYLLHPVQVLFDYPLPYMALSLAALFPAHRMASTALAFLARFFCHIVSGVVFFASYAPAGTSPLVYSLTFNATYLVPECLICFALLKVLPVERLMAAMDRQTAPHAH is encoded by the coding sequence ATGGACACTCTGCTGCAAAACATCTCAGCCATTCTTGAGCACCCGGCGAGCCTCATCGCGCTTATCGCCGTGCTCTTCGCGATTCTCTCGCACCTCTACTTTAGGCGCGTACGGCTCACGACGCCGATGATCGTGACCATCGCCCTCATGCTCGCGATGACCGTCATCCTGCACCAGTTTCGCCTCTACCACATGCCGCAGGGCGGCAGCGTGACGCTCGGCGCGATGGTGCCCCTGCTCTTCGTTTCCTATCGCTACGGAGTCGGCACGGGCTGCCTCGCGGGCTTCCTCTACGGCATCTTCAACATGATGCAGGATCCGTATCTGCTGCACCCCGTGCAGGTGCTCTTCGACTACCCGCTGCCCTACATGGCGCTCTCGCTCGCCGCGCTCTTTCCCGCACACCGCATGGCGTCGACGGCGCTCGCCTTCCTCGCGCGCTTTTTCTGCCACATCGTGAGCGGCGTCGTATTCTTCGCGTCCTACGCTCCCGCAGGCACAAGTCCCCTCGTCTACTCGCTGACCTTCAACGCGACGTACCTCGTTCCCGAGTGCCTGATCTGCTTCGCCCTCTTGAAGGTCCTGCCCGTAGAAAGGCTCATGGCGGCGATGGATCGCCAAACGGCGCCGCACGCGCACTGA
- a CDS encoding acyltransferase family protein, producing MADYVGGRPTTRIQGLDALRTLAIVGVTLFHIFPDVVKGGYLGVSLFFVLTGYLLAYTTERERLAGEFSLGRYFLKRLLRMYPALVVVILVTLGVYSFVLPETVVDMREEVLSVVLGYNNWWQIAANADYFTRIANASPFTHLWFMGIELQYAFVLWPLLFLLYTLVSHCMGKGAGMAVIAVLGLGTALLMPLSYSMGADVTRLYYGTDTRVFALLLGAAMGLWRAGTSAAKKNPLWREIAEFVSFELLFVAVLFACVFFDGANPLLYRGGMFSVTLLFCLLLAITADRGMTIGKFLDMRVFRWIGTRSYGIFLWQYPVIFLFQQKGWEAMPYFAAWEIAVILLLAMWTEALTKSIGRRELPAFGNRLVYVQGACFLAFTLCGVFLMGFGCKGLAAPAGYKAEARAQLNARLEKNAAELARQKEEAEKAAAAKAAEDKAARMKAVDLSGVACIGDSVMLSAAGDLQKALPGCAVDAEVSRYVGGGIEAAQSLAAQGRLGSIVVVSLGTNGPLAAGERYIEQTQGLLKLLGSSRRIFWVNVYAPHLSWQDPNNEYIRKMAAENKNVTVIDWYGLVSKHPEWLSGDGVHPNDAGTEQYAKLVHDAVAEALAK from the coding sequence ATGGCAGATTACGTTGGAGGAAGGCCGACGACACGGATTCAAGGGCTTGATGCTCTGCGCACCTTGGCGATCGTCGGGGTCACGTTGTTTCATATATTTCCCGATGTGGTGAAAGGGGGATACCTCGGGGTATCCTTGTTTTTTGTTTTGACGGGGTATCTTCTCGCCTACACGACGGAGCGGGAACGGCTCGCGGGCGAATTTTCTCTCGGACGTTATTTTTTGAAGCGCCTTTTGCGCATGTATCCTGCTCTCGTCGTCGTGATTCTCGTGACACTCGGCGTGTATTCCTTCGTGCTTCCCGAGACGGTCGTGGACATGCGCGAGGAGGTTCTTTCCGTCGTGCTCGGCTATAACAACTGGTGGCAGATTGCTGCGAACGCCGACTATTTCACGCGCATCGCCAATGCATCGCCGTTTACGCATCTGTGGTTCATGGGCATCGAGCTGCAATATGCATTCGTCTTGTGGCCGCTGCTCTTTCTTCTTTATACGCTTGTCTCGCATTGCATGGGAAAAGGGGCGGGCATGGCGGTCATCGCCGTGCTCGGTTTGGGGACGGCGCTTCTCATGCCGCTTTCGTATTCGATGGGGGCAGATGTGACGCGCCTTTACTATGGCACGGATACGCGCGTCTTTGCGCTCCTCTTGGGAGCGGCGATGGGGCTTTGGCGTGCGGGGACTTCTGCGGCGAAGAAGAATCCGCTTTGGCGCGAGATCGCAGAGTTCGTCAGTTTCGAGCTTCTGTTCGTCGCCGTCCTCTTCGCGTGCGTTTTTTTCGATGGCGCGAATCCGCTGCTCTATCGGGGCGGCATGTTCTCCGTGACGCTGCTATTCTGTCTTTTGCTCGCGATCACGGCGGATCGCGGCATGACGATTGGCAAGTTTCTCGATATGCGTGTCTTTCGCTGGATTGGCACGCGCAGCTATGGCATCTTTCTCTGGCAGTACCCCGTGATCTTCCTGTTTCAACAAAAGGGCTGGGAAGCGATGCCGTATTTTGCCGCGTGGGAGATCGCCGTCATCTTGCTACTCGCCATGTGGACGGAGGCGTTGACGAAGAGCATCGGCAGGCGCGAGCTGCCTGCGTTCGGCAATCGCCTTGTCTATGTGCAGGGAGCGTGCTTTCTCGCTTTCACTCTGTGCGGCGTCTTCTTGATGGGCTTCGGCTGCAAGGGGCTTGCGGCGCCTGCCGGCTACAAGGCGGAGGCGCGCGCGCAGCTCAATGCACGTCTTGAAAAGAATGCGGCGGAGCTCGCGCGGCAGAAGGAAGAAGCCGAGAAGGCAGCAGCGGCAAAAGCTGCTGAGGACAAGGCGGCACGCATGAAGGCGGTGGATCTTTCGGGTGTCGCCTGCATCGGCGATTCGGTCATGCTGTCTGCGGCGGGAGATTTGCAGAAGGCGCTGCCTGGCTGCGCGGTCGATGCGGAAGTCTCGCGCTATGTGGGCGGCGGAATCGAAGCCGCGCAGAGCCTCGCGGCGCAGGGCAGACTCGGCAGCATCGTCGTCGTCTCGCTCGGCACGAACGGGCCGCTCGCCGCCGGCGAGCGCTATATAGAACAGACGCAGGGTCTTTTGAAGCTTTTGGGATCGAGCCGCCGCATCTTCTGGGTTAATGTCTACGCGCCGCACCTTTCGTGGCAGGATCCGAACAATGAATACATCCGAAAGATGGCTGCTGAGAATAAGAATGTGACGGTCATCGACTGGTACGGACTCGTATCGAAGCACCCCGAATGGCTCTCGGGCGACGGCGTGCACCCGAACGACGCGGGCACGGAGCAGTACGCAAAGCTCGTGCACGATGCGGTAGCGGAAGCGCTGGCGAAGTGA
- a CDS encoding toxin-antitoxin system HicB family antitoxin produces MLDLLSVCEGDDMKRDIAYYMALPYREIIEADAAGGYVGYVAELKGCITQAETKAELLELLEDAKRCWLEAALEEGLTIPKPQSEENFSGKFNLRLPKSLHRELALSAKAEGVSLNQLAVCLIASGLKTSAVR; encoded by the coding sequence ATGCTTGATTTGTTGTCGGTTTGCGAGGGTGACGATATGAAAAGGGATATTGCATACTATATGGCGTTGCCGTATCGTGAAATTATCGAAGCGGATGCGGCCGGCGGTTACGTCGGTTATGTGGCAGAATTGAAAGGGTGCATTACACAGGCGGAGACGAAAGCGGAACTTCTGGAGTTGCTGGAAGATGCAAAGAGATGTTGGCTAGAAGCTGCATTGGAAGAGGGGCTGACTATACCGAAGCCGCAGTCGGAAGAAAACTTCAGCGGAAAATTCAATCTGCGCCTGCCCAAAAGCCTGCATCGAGAGCTGGCGCTCAGTGCCAAAGCGGAGGGGGTCAGCCTGAATCAGCTTGCCGTATGTTTGATCGCAAGCGGGCTGAAGACCTCTGCTGTGAGATGA
- a CDS encoding YkvA family protein yields MWKIFSFLKMFREDLLIMMVALKDSRTPTAIKAAFLAGLLYCISPIDIIPDAVPVLGMVDDAAVLPAAVFGLIRFLPPHVRADAQVKAERLGRRLPYIVALASIALIAWIALIVWGIVAIFR; encoded by the coding sequence ATGTGGAAGATTTTTTCCTTTTTGAAGATGTTTCGTGAAGATTTGCTTATCATGATGGTGGCGCTCAAGGATTCTCGCACGCCTACGGCGATCAAGGCGGCATTTCTTGCCGGACTGCTCTACTGTATCAGCCCGATCGACATCATTCCGGATGCTGTTCCTGTCCTCGGCATGGTCGACGATGCGGCGGTTCTGCCGGCAGCTGTCTTCGGGCTGATCCGCTTCCTGCCGCCGCACGTGCGTGCGGATGCACAGGTGAAGGCCGAGCGGCTCGGGCGGCGTCTGCCGTACATCGTGGCACTCGCCTCGATTGCGCTTATCGCGTGGATCGCCTTGATCGTCTGGGGCATCGTGGCGATCTTTCGCTGA
- a CDS encoding DUF805 domain-containing protein — protein MALKKCMGCGIPLGGDAKSCPQCGMAQSEECKCAHCGTDLQAGMRFCPECGQAVSEGTTQQTPQAQAPGVPPAAAVQSSSMNVDKPQNAPQNFASPSPQNFAPPQGAGAQPVSAPPMQTPPAQTSPTGGQPMPHPGNTPPFGARGGAFGGGTGAAGAAGSLGEWKEKLLSFEGRLNRKPYILRGLAVSLISSVIVQIVSFILGFIIAKIAESSPELGMVLFIFLYAVIFVLCLPATVIGISLGIRRCHDNDWSGWLVLLSFVPLVNIVFGLLLLFKQGTPGPNRFGPDPLQ, from the coding sequence ATGGCTTTGAAAAAATGTATGGGATGTGGCATACCGCTGGGGGGCGATGCGAAATCTTGCCCGCAATGCGGCATGGCTCAGTCCGAAGAGTGCAAATGTGCACACTGCGGCACCGACCTGCAGGCGGGCATGCGTTTTTGTCCTGAATGCGGTCAGGCTGTTTCTGAAGGAACGACACAGCAGACGCCGCAGGCGCAAGCACCAGGGGTGCCGCCTGCAGCGGCAGTGCAGTCGTCAAGCATGAATGTCGACAAGCCGCAAAATGCACCGCAGAATTTTGCATCGCCTTCGCCGCAGAACTTTGCGCCGCCGCAGGGCGCGGGAGCGCAGCCCGTTTCTGCACCGCCGATGCAGACTCCGCCTGCGCAGACATCACCGACTGGCGGACAGCCTATGCCTCACCCGGGCAACACCCCGCCGTTTGGCGCTCGGGGAGGCGCTTTCGGTGGCGGGACAGGTGCAGCGGGGGCGGCCGGCAGTTTGGGCGAATGGAAGGAAAAACTTCTTTCCTTTGAAGGACGCCTGAATCGCAAGCCGTACATCCTGCGTGGGTTGGCGGTCAGCCTTATCAGTTCCGTTATCGTACAGATCGTTTCCTTTATCCTCGGTTTCATTATCGCTAAGATTGCTGAAAGCTCGCCTGAGCTTGGCATGGTGCTCTTCATATTCCTCTATGCGGTCATCTTTGTCTTATGCCTTCCTGCAACAGTCATCGGCATTTCCTTGGGAATCCGTCGCTGCCATGACAACGACTGGTCGGGGTGGCTCGTCCTTCTCAGTTTCGTGCCTCTTGTGAACATCGTTTTTGGGCTGTTGCTCCTCTTCAAGCAGGGCACGCCCGGTCCGAATCGCTTCGGTCCGGATCCGCTGCAGTGA
- the tnpA gene encoding IS200/IS605 family transposase — translation MAQKANSLSHTKWLCKYHIVFTPKYRRKIIYNQYKASIRDILRQLCAYKGVEILEGHLMPDHVHMLVSIPPKLSVSQFMGYLKGKSALMIFDKHANLKYKFGNRHFWAEGYYVSTVGLNEATIRKYIQEQERHDVAMDKLSVKEYEDPFKGSK, via the coding sequence ATGGCACAGAAAGCTAATAGTTTATCGCATACAAAGTGGCTGTGCAAGTATCACATCGTGTTTACGCCTAAATACCGTAGGAAAATCATCTACAATCAGTATAAAGCGAGCATCCGTGACATTTTAAGGCAACTTTGTGCATATAAAGGTGTAGAGATTTTGGAAGGACACTTGATGCCCGATCATGTGCATATGTTGGTAAGCATTCCGCCGAAACTTAGTGTATCACAATTTATGGGATATCTCAAAGGGAAAAGTGCGTTAATGATATTTGACAAACACGCCAATTTGAAATACAAATTTGGCAATCGGCACTTTTGGGCAGAAGGATACTATGTGAGTACGGTTGGCTTAAATGAAGCAACCATTCGCAAGTATATCCAAGAGCAAGAAAGGCATGATGTTGCGATGGATAAGTTGAGTGTGAAGGAATACGAAGACCCTTTTAAGGGTAGCAAGTAG
- a CDS encoding helix-turn-helix domain-containing protein, which produces MPKSTEELKDDLRQASGLEGFLVDNQKDFRQYTLAEYLNQLLEEKHLSKLDVVRASSLERIYAYHIFAGRKKNPSRNKVLSLALAMKLTPEETQYLLYYAGAEHLYVRNPRDSILWYALDHRLSVIDTNIMLQKMSEQPLLNVETEMP; this is translated from the coding sequence ATGCCGAAAAGCACCGAAGAATTGAAAGACGATTTGCGCCAGGCCTCCGGACTGGAGGGCTTTCTCGTAGACAATCAGAAAGATTTCCGCCAATACACGCTGGCAGAATATCTGAATCAACTTCTGGAGGAAAAACACCTGAGCAAGCTGGATGTCGTTCGGGCTTCCAGCTTGGAACGAATCTATGCTTATCATATATTCGCCGGACGCAAAAAGAATCCTTCACGCAACAAAGTCCTTTCCCTCGCCCTCGCCATGAAACTCACTCCGGAGGAGACGCAGTATCTTCTATACTACGCAGGAGCGGAACACCTCTACGTCCGCAATCCGCGGGACAGCATCCTGTGGTATGCCCTCGATCACCGCCTAAGCGTGATCGACACGAACATCATGCTCCAAAAGATGTCAGAGCAACCCTTATTGAACGTCGAAACAGAGATGCCTTGA
- a CDS encoding serine/threonine protein kinase — translation MDANITAYFEEIFQKIDLLKSSDKGEVWLASERSGRSTSTNRVAPSACALGTFSQRLVILKRIALTGLPYRMLKGKDYPLIPRVLHCIEDGDETVVVEEYVQGESLLDRIGRKAYLSEREAESVLLQLCEGLAQIHAQGIIHRDIKPSNLILQSGCIIRLIDFDAARTVKEHSGEDTMHLGTRGYAPPEQFGYGQTDARSDIYSIGITMRKALPEEYGGYLVKIFAKCTEIDPDRRYRNLQELRRALIFRRFWAGRGKAALWTLAIVSAVVFCILQRFDGTEPLPNAPASKSEVDSPAVRLPSAAEESAAAPTPETSDEGVSRQSLVPSDSESEQEVAVPTPSSSIELTAHDSYTPPTASQEERKSIKSADAFLAEFKDDPEKLAYWQIRNEVFSSGNTSDEERLEAMKRGELGLRTDAFIKNLPPMNEAERNRAIDEFVADQKRLLDL, via the coding sequence TTGGATGCCAATATCACCGCATATTTTGAAGAGATTTTTCAAAAGATAGACCTGCTTAAATCCAGTGACAAGGGAGAGGTATGGCTGGCATCCGAGAGATCGGGGCGGTCAACGTCAACCAATCGCGTAGCGCCTTCGGCTTGCGCTCTTGGGACCTTTTCGCAGCGGTTGGTCATATTGAAACGCATCGCTTTGACAGGGCTTCCTTATAGGATGCTCAAGGGGAAAGATTATCCGCTGATTCCCCGCGTCCTGCATTGTATCGAGGATGGCGATGAGACGGTTGTTGTGGAGGAGTATGTGCAGGGAGAATCCCTGCTTGACCGCATCGGACGCAAGGCGTATCTTTCGGAGCGTGAGGCGGAGAGCGTTCTTTTGCAGCTATGTGAAGGCCTTGCCCAAATCCATGCGCAGGGCATCATCCATCGTGACATCAAGCCGTCCAATCTCATCCTGCAAAGCGGCTGCATCATCCGGCTCATCGACTTCGATGCTGCCCGCACTGTCAAAGAGCACAGCGGCGAGGACACGATGCATCTCGGCACAAGGGGCTACGCCCCGCCGGAACAATTTGGCTATGGGCAGACGGACGCGAGGAGTGACATCTACTCCATCGGCATCACCATGCGGAAAGCGCTGCCGGAAGAGTATGGCGGCTATCTCGTCAAGATATTTGCCAAATGCACGGAAATCGATCCGGACAGGCGCTATCGGAATCTGCAGGAACTTCGCCGTGCGCTGATTTTTCGCAGGTTCTGGGCAGGCAGGGGAAAGGCGGCATTGTGGACGCTGGCAATCGTATCTGCTGTGGTGTTTTGTATTCTGCAAAGATTTGACGGGACAGAGCCGCTGCCGAACGCTCCTGCAAGCAAATCGGAGGTCGATTCGCCAGCGGTTCGACTGCCGAGCGCTGCGGAAGAAAGCGCAGCTGCGCCGACGCCAGAAACATCTGACGAGGGGGTTTCTAGGCAATCGCTTGTGCCATCGGACAGCGAGTCTGAACAAGAAGTTGCCGTGCCAACGCCATCGTCATCGATCGAGCTGACTGCTCATGACAGTTATACACCGCCGACAGCCAGCCAAGAGGAAAGAAAGTCCATAAAGAGCGCGGATGCATTCTTGGCAGAGTTCAAGGATGATCCGGAAAAACTTGCCTATTGGCAGATAAGGAATGAGGTATTCTCCTCCGGCAATACTTCGGACGAGGAACGGCTCGAGGCTATGAAGCGCGGCGAACTGGGGCTTCGAACAGATGCCTTTATAAAAAATCTGCCGCCCATGAACGAGGCGGAACGCAATCGAGCGATCGACGAGTTTGTAGCCGACCAAAAGAGATTGCTGGACCTATAG
- a CDS encoding transcriptional regulator, whose amino-acid sequence MARLAFLAMFIGMVKPKFVIFWGDKAARTRKKVFVVYLSVIVLGSLLAIVTHSDGLAGGLAWFLGADIDDAQNMLRAKGLAD is encoded by the coding sequence TTGGCTCGGCTTGCGTTCTTGGCCATGTTCATCGGCATGGTGAAGCCGAAGTTTGTGATCTTCTGGGGCGACAAGGCGGCCAGGACGCGCAAGAAGGTTTTCGTCGTCTATCTGTCCGTCATCGTGCTCGGAAGTCTGCTTGCCATTGTGACGCATTCGGACGGCTTGGCAGGGGGCTTGGCTTGGTTTTTGGGCGCAGATATAGATGATGCGCAGAATATGCTGCGTGCCAAGGGGCTGGCGGATTGA
- a CDS encoding methyl-accepting chemotaxis protein codes for MDVAQDIKLAHAVDEVTKSTETVYHAVEQVAESASELAKSGQEAVQQAADLKERNAETIKVIEFINNIAQQTNLLGLNAAIEAARAGEQGRGFAVVAEEVRKLAEQSREATEKIQATLAEMNKAVEAISKTIETTGAISQEQAASTEEITANLSRVTNAAEELGAFVVRTD; via the coding sequence ATGGATGTTGCGCAGGACATAAAGCTCGCCCATGCGGTCGACGAGGTCACGAAGTCGACGGAGACGGTTTACCATGCTGTCGAGCAGGTCGCGGAGAGTGCGAGCGAATTGGCGAAGTCGGGGCAGGAGGCTGTGCAGCAGGCGGCCGACCTCAAAGAGCGCAATGCCGAGACGATCAAGGTCATCGAGTTCATCAACAACATCGCGCAGCAGACGAACCTCCTCGGCCTCAACGCCGCCATTGAAGCGGCGCGCGCGGGCGAGCAGGGCAGAGGTTTTGCCGTCGTTGCGGAGGAGGTTCGCAAGCTCGCTGAACAGTCGCGTGAGGCGACGGAGAAGATTCAGGCGACGCTGGCGGAGATGAACAAGGCGGTCGAGGCAATCTCGAAGACGATTGAGACGACGGGGGCAATCAGCCAGGAGCAGGCGGCTTCGACTGAGGAGATCACGGCGAACCTCTCGCGCGTCACGAATGCGGCGGAGGAACTGGGCGCCTTTGTCGTGCGCACGGATTGA